A stretch of DNA from Carya illinoinensis cultivar Pawnee chromosome 12, C.illinoinensisPawnee_v1, whole genome shotgun sequence:
GCTACGGATTTCTGGAAAAGCAAACTCTTTTGGTAGAAGATTTTTCAATTGTCCAAACTATAAGATGAAAAAACAATGTGACTTTTTCGAGTGGATTGATATTCAAAGTGAGCAGAACAGTTGCTGTAAGATGACGTTGGAGCTAGCTGAACGGAGGCACGACAGGGTACTTCAATTGCGGCTACGCAGCGAGGAAGCGAAATATGTCGCATTGGAGAAGAAGTACAAGGGAGTCGTCAATTTGCTGGGATTGACATGGTTTTTCATAGTAACTTTTTGTGCTGTACTTTTAGTGTATCCAGTGTCTTGTAACCTATCTCAACCAATGCTACGACTGATGTAGCCCTTTTTTGGCCTGTTTGAATGTGACTGTATCAGTTGGAATGTATTGGTCGACTTGTGTCATATGTAAAACCGAACTGGACTTTTGGGTATGTTTTTGAAAAGGGTACTTCATGAGCCTTTCTCAAGTTGGTCATTTTGGCCTCATTTGTATGACTGTAATGAGGAATTCCTGTATATATGTCGCTCACTATCTTAGTAATTTGTGATTTGTATTGCAAAGAACAATTTGGAGGAACTTGAAATAAAGAAACTGTTTTTATTTGTATGTTCTAACTTCTGCCCAGCAACTTGTATGAATTAATGCTCTTAATAAATTGTTTCATTATTTCAGTTATAATAGCTTGGTCATTTCCAGATGTTGGTTTTACTTTCAGCTGGTATGCCATTAATCTGGCCAGTGCTGCAATTAGTAGTTAGAACATTGCAGAGACCAAATGACCACACTAGTCTGGCCAATTTAGCCTTTTTGAGCCATACACGCCTGAACTTAAATACACCCTGTTACTGCGTCAAATTCCAGCCCACGTGAACTACCATTACACCATCCCGATTGACACAAATTCCGGTAACCCATACATGACCTGCTTATAATCCGGCCACGTCAAACACAAATAGAATGGTGCATACTTTTCACCATCAACACCTGAATAAACCATGAATACTTTTCAACGTCAACACCTCAATAAAACATAGCTTTCAAACGAATCATGTGTCTAGCCTCATTCATGAGCCACATTGGCAACCATTGCCAAAATTTACAAGAAATGAATTACaacataaattttcaaaatttacaaaaatacaaaaatatgccCTGGcctgttttgaatagcttttcCACCAACTTATCCTGTTTTCCACATACATAATTACAGTGcttttctttacaaaaaaaacttccaaCAATTTTTAAGGGCTACGCATCAAagatatctaatataccctTTCTTCTCTCAACCATTAACCGCATTGTCGCTATTCTTGTGACCCATCTCCACCCAATGAGTGCTGATTGTGCGCCATCcaatcataaaatatctgatagcaaaaatgtgagaaaatattcAGTCATCTCCAATAAATATTAGAATCtaatatatgcatgtatattaTCTTACACTTTCTGGACTATCAATAAAGGGATGATATTGCTCGGGTCCACTACTGTTAAAAGGTGAGCTGTCTCGAACTCCCTGTTTATTTTCAGACAAATCCTATCAGATTACAAATATTGAAACCCGTATCAAACCATAGCTTTTATAAGAACAATCGGTCTAATACCTGAACTTGGCCAGGATTGACACAAATATCTACTCCCGATGgcccaaataaattcctgcGTGTGTCCAGTGCTGCAATATCTTCGTCATGAAATAAATTCATACACGTTCCAATGGATGATGTCTCTCTCTCATGTCGCTACCaattaaggaaataaaaaattgctCTATTacattatttacaaaaataagacAACTCTTGCAAAACCCATGAGCGTATAAACCCGAACCTGTTTGCGTTTTCCTCCAACTTGTTGTTTGGCTTGTTTGGCTTGTTTGGCTTTAACCTTCCGCATGTCTATCTCCATCCTAGATGCTCTTCTAAGAGATGGGGGTCTTCCCTTCCCTCTGACAATACGTGGACTTTTCACTTGTTGTGAACTACCAACTGCAGTATCCTGTGTCGTAAATACAGGTTCCGAACCTGTATAGGCCAAAGAACATGTTAGATAGGACATAAATACACAAGCAATAGTTAATGGATTTTATAACTTCCATTATTGTAGTAAATACACAACAAATAGGTTTGTCACTTTCGAACCTGTCTCGGCCATAGCCAAGGGGCGTTGGTATTGACGATATAATCCAGTCATCTCATTTATCCTCTTCTTTGCATCTTCAAATTGCTCATTAGAATCCACAGCATAATCTATCATCTCGTAGCACATATTCAGAAGAATTGTGTGTCTATTACCATTTGGCCTCTGATCCCCTGCATCGTAGCTACTTCGGATTGACGTGTATCTCCTCTTGATGTCCTTCCTCCATCGGTCCAAAATGTACTGGTTTGGCAATGATTTTATACCCATTGTTTTGAATACAGCCAGGATATGTCTACACAGTATCCCCCTCATTTGAAATAACCCACATGAGCACTTTGCATTGCAGTCATCCACATTAAAATCCACTGAATATGTAACCTGTTTTGTGAACTCCTGAATACGAACTTCATCCTCTAATACATAAGTGCTAGTTACGCCATCAGAactgtgtagcttaatttccaAATCAAGCATGCCTATGACTTGCTGTTGAACTTCCTTAAATTTAGCATTGGTGTACAAGGATTGAAATTTCTTCTCAATTGGGGATCTAGATACGCAGGGAATGGTGCCGCTAAATGACTGGAATTCCGcctgattttcattttcaattttcttcttcaatgcATTGTCAAACTGGTCGACAAACTCCTTCAAGTTGGTCTTCGCATGGACGTAACCatcaaaaaaagcattcataCTCTCGCTTCGCTGTGTTGTACTCATTCCCGCCCAAAAGTGCTCTTTTAGGAAAACCGGTACCCAATGCTCACGCTCATTGTATAAACTTGTCAACCATGCATTCTCATGTAAGTCGTATGTGTTAATAAAACCGGCCCAACAGTTTTCAAACTCCTGAACAGTTTGTGTGTCGTACACACATTTCATCAGCTCGGTTTTCAGCCCACTTCTATAGGTGGCATACGATCCAAGCTTCTCGGGGACTTTCTTAAGTATATGCCAAAGGCAAAATCTATGTCGACTTTCAGGAAAGACAAtagcaattgcatttttcattgctctGTCTTGATCAGTGATAATTGCCTTTGGTGCTATTCCATCCATACACTGCAACCATGTTTGGAACAGCCATGTAAATGTCTCCGTGTCCTCATTGGAAATCAATCCAGCTCCTAACAGAATCGACTGCCCGTGATGGTTTACACCGACAAAAggtgcaaagggcatcccatacctattagtcaggtatgtggtgtcgaatgtcacgacatcaccaaaatactGATAAGCAGCCCGACTTCGTGGATCTgcccaaaaaacattttttaaccGCCCTTCATCGTCTAAATCCATCAACGCAAAAAAACCGTTATTCTTGTACTGCATTCTCATAAAATAGTCACGAAGTGCTCCAGCACCACCTGCACCAAGTCGCAGATGACGGGCTTTGTCGATGTAATTGCGATAATCTTTTTCCAAAAAAGGGAGGTTCTCAAAGCCACCTGCGCCAACCACAAGAGATCCATAACTCTTGTTCATTTGGATGCCAGCTAAATCATTTGTGTCTAGGACTCTTTTAACAGTTTCACTAACTGCTCTATTGCATCGAAAGAAGCGGGATTTTTGAGGGCTGATTACATGATTATGTGTATTATTCACTGTTGTCAACCGCATCTTCCCCTCAATTCTTAGTGCATTAATCCGGGCCTTACAATCCGTCTTTCCCGTCGGACGTGGCATTGCAGGATTAGAACTCTTAATCCGGGCCTTCCCTCCCCGTGCACAACCAAGAGTAACATATCTCACACCGTGATCGTCAGAcctctcactcctttgtgtcatcaccccaaacccaCATCTTTTTGCATACTGCTTATAATAGCTCAACAGATCTTCAAACGAATTGAACTCCATCCCTGATTTTGgctcttcaaaaatatcatCACCATCTGACGATGTCACTACATGTGGTGTACCAGGGGAAACAGGTTCAGTTACAGTCTCAACTGGTCTATCCAACAGTATTTCTTCATCAACTCTAGCAGCGGAAGTACATGGTGCTTCAGTTTCAAATGTGTCCGGTCTATCCTCTTCAGCAAATCTTGCGCTCGTCGCGGCGCTTGTACTCATAAATGGCCTTGGAGGTCCCATTCCATATTGAAATGCATATCCAACGTTTTGCTTCacaggaaagaaataaaatataaataatataaattataaattcatgcaACTTGTAGGAAAAGCACCACAATGTTGCTTACGTGATAATTGCCATCTACATACGGCATGAAAGGTGGTGACCATGCAGGAACTGGTCCAAAATAACCATGCATGGGCGTTGGAAAGTTTTGTAGACTAGTTTGACTGATACCCtaacataaaagaaataataataattaggatGCTAAATAATTGAGTTGCATTGCATTaggtttttaaattataaaataacatactGTGGTTGGGTGATTTGAGCTAAATGGTGTTAAGGTAGATGCTTGTTCTTCCGCTTTTCCCATGGCCTGTACAAGTTGTTCACTAATATATGATCACATTTCATGAAGCAGTTGTGAACCAAGCATAATAAAACTTTACtgttttcatttaaaaacaaatgaCAATTACTAATCAATTATCACATCTTACATTTGGAGTTAAAACCTTCATGTTTCTCAGccatgattttattttcttattacaaAACTTGTACATCACACcctcaacattttcaatttaaagtagaaaaatatggccaattataacaataataataaattctcaattatCATGAgtcttgtaatttatttttccttatgtCAAACAAAAATGCCGACAATTTTCACTTCAaacccaaaaggaaaaaaaaaaaaattgagccaCATTGAAAGGGGACTTGATAATGGCATGTCCATAGCTGCATGGTGATTATACAcaatttgtttccaaatgttTAAGTAGACTTATCACcatcaattttaaaatcctcaACCATTAGCATTATGCAATTAGTTCAATTTATTGGTACAGTTTTAACCAATAAAAAACACTCgaaggtatttttttaacaacaaTTCTACACTTGTATTCAATCTTTTGCAccagaaaattattaaatttttcaatcatctaacTAAACAACAACTGTAAACAACATTTTCTGAAAACATCTTTTTGTTCCTCATATTAATGCTCCAACATCTCACTTTACATTGTTAATGCAAATGCCACGACACAGACCCACATAGCCACATATATATCTACCCCGTCCATGAGTTCTGGACCGAAACTGAGCACGTTTCATGCAATTTATGTACCAGGAAAATCAAACTTTTTTTCAAGCATATGATGTTGGTTTTCCGATCGATGGTGGATAGAGAACCTGGCTGTGGTGGTGCCGACGGCAGCCTTAGATCATGACCCACGAAACGCAGCCCGACCCACGAACTGCCAACCCACGTCGCTGACCCACTGTCGCTGACCCGAGGTGATGGCCCACAAAGCTGACCCGAGGTGATGGCCCACGGATCTGACCCAAACTCAGCCCACCAAGCTCACCCAAACAAGCCTCAGCCTTGACCCACCCAACGCAACCGGCCTGAACTAAACCCACCCAAGCAAAACAGAGGCCCAACGGTGCTTTCAACCGATCTGCACCCACGACGAACTGAAGAAGCCGGGATTAACAAAATGGGGGAAAGTTTCTCTTCGGTCTCAGTCGCACACTAGAAGCGGGAAAATATTTGCCGAAATGATGAATATCGAtcaatttcttccattttacttcggtcgtttttttttttttttttttttttttttttttttttttttttctctggctGACGTGGCGTCAGGCCACGTCACCGACTGCATGGCGATTACATCTCCCGACTGAGTGTAGAATTGTTGGTTATAGGGGACGCAGTCGGCAGTGCTAGCGTTCAGACATGGAGTTGTAATACGATCACCTATACTAGCATAATCTCTGCCATTTATGACTTTTACAAACAATCAAACGTCTGACATGATGAAaagtattaaattaattttaaaattttaaaatcatacaAAACCACATAATCTGTTTGAAGTGTCAAACTTGAATTAAATTAGAGTCTCGAATTGAGATTTCAAACTATATTGAGTAATCAAAACTCCAACCTTTTAGATTAGGGTCTCAAATTAAGACCCCACAGTGCTTGGGATTTCGATTTCTAAAACTTAATAGAGTTTAGGAATTCAGTTTTGAAATTCCAAACAAGATTGCGGTCTTAAATTGATAACCCAATCTAATTTGAGGTCTTGGTTTGAAAATCCAAAATAGATTAAGTTAGATATGTCCTAGTATTATCCTCcgttgctattttttttttttttccttgtctaATCTGTGGCCGTTCAAGTGGCCTTTTGTCTTAAgaattttgataatctattgAATTAGCGAGGTATGCATTTCCCATAAATTCCTAGACCACAAAGTCTGCCGGCCTATGTTATGGCTTAATTATACCAAAAAAAAGCATGGGCTTCCTTTAGATTCAGTTTCAAGCTGCTTCCAATTAAAACTGGCACAAATCAAGTATTTCTAAagttatttttaacaaaattgatatataaCACAAATACTTTACAAttaatgagatttaaaaaaaaaaaaaatctccgaGTTAGTATCAGATATTTCAGTAAATTTCAGTAAATTCtgataaaattttatagaatttgtaccaatttttaaatacacaaaTGAGTAGAGGAAAGTCTGGGGATCTCAATAGCCCATGAAGAGACACGTGGGCTTGAGGTTTTCTATGTTGAACCCAATCCATCTCTTCTACATCCCACTCAAATCACACTGCTAATTAATCTCTCGGAAATTTTCGTCTAAAGTGCTAAACCTTTTGTAATAGCTATGTTCACTTGTAGGGGTTTAGTGGTTAAAATTGTGTTTTTATCAACTGGTTAGCGTATGTGATTCCAAACTTGCATTATTCATGAAAGTTTTGCCCTGTTAAATTCTTGGCATTCGATTTCAAAACTCTTCTTTCCCGTTTGTTCAACTTTATAGGAACCAGAGTTTAGATCAGTttttcttcctctgttttttttttttttttaattttaagaaaaattatattctcaagtTAGTGTATAAAACATATAATCCACGtaacttaaatagtaaaatttgatttataagatttaaattttaaaatttatcttttaaatcaaattatattatgtaaatattttattaaatgtgcTCTTCACACCGCATGacttaataatagaatatctctaattttaaatttttgtcaaTGCTTCTCTGTGATCTTTTGTTTCCAATTTCCCATGACTTAGTGTACATACGTACGTTTCACTAAATGCATGTCTCTACAACATGTGTACATATATTaatcttaaaatattataacgTATAAACAAATTGCAATATACTAGGCTTAACATGAACATGGTTAGATACCTTTTATTCATGCTCCACTccaagtaaaaagtaaaatatatatgtatatatatacggcCAAACTGCATGAACTGAACAAACTACAAGTATTGCATACATGATGTATTGTATCAAATATCAGTTAAAAGGTTGACACTTCTGTATGGTCAAAGAAGAGGCCGGAAGGTCCACCTTCAGGCATCAAAGCCAGCATTACAGGACCTTTAGCTCCTTCTTCAGCAGTCATCATCCCGGTGTTGTAAGTAATGTCCGCTTGACGTAAACTGGATGAACCGAATTAATGGCAATGTTGGGATAGTTCTTACCCAGAACTCTTGCATAAGCATTGAGAGCTGCCTTGGAGACAATATAAGCATAATAATTTGTAGGCCAGCCTTTAATGTCTATCAGGTTCTCCTTGACATCTTCTAAAAACCCTTCTACCACCTTGTCCACTTTCTCTTCTGTGAGTTCGTCTACATTTCTTAGCTCCTTCCTTGCATTTTCATTTGAAACAAACTGAAATACAAAACATACCCATTTAAAAATCTTTCAAACAATTTTCAGCATCCAATGTTTATAGAATTTCCATAAAGTTCTGATCTTACACCTAATCATCAGAGACAACCATTATGGTTCCCCAAGTGCTGCTTTGAATTATCACAGGAGATCACTTGGTTGCATTTAAACATAATAAAACCACTAGTATGTTACCTGTAGTTGTCCGAAGAGGGAGGAGACATTTACTATCCTTGGTGAATTAGacaattgtagaagtggaatcAGAGCTTTACAAACTAGCTTGTTCCCATAATAATTTGTTTGTAGACAACTCATAGTAAGTTCGTATGTTTGCCTCAGAATTGTCCTAAAGGACATGGCATTTTCACCCATTACCTGCTCGAGGGTATTTAGCATTGTAAATGATATAGAATATTGAATTCGGAAATTTTTAGATCCATGCTTATTTTCAACTCCCCAAAGAATTTTGTCGCTTACTACaatggaaaaaagaaacatTAAACATTCACACACTTACTTTATCAAACCCTAATATTAGGTTCTTTCGATGATCCGGGTCTAGTAACCCCTGCATTATTTACCTGCAATTTTGAAACTTTTCGATATCAAAGCTACTAAAGCAGGGAAAAGAAGAGATATCTCTATCCCCATTTTAGGGAAAGCAGATATATCAACTTGTTAAAAGTGAGGGGTTTAGTAAAATTAAGTTACCGAGCTTATTTCCCACCGGCCTTGCTGAACATTACACCATGACATCTTATTTCCTTCAAACTTTGTTTCAATCATTCCCACCGCATCAATAAAATCGTTGAATTCCCTCTTAGCAATGGCCGGTTTGAGTCTTCCTCCAATCCTCTCATCATCATTACGAATAATGTTAAAATCTCCCATGATGATCCAAGGTGTGGTTCCGGTGCTCAAAGTACTCAAATCCTTCCAAAGTCTTCTAAGATCCAGGTATGAAAATTTAGCATAAATAAACGTCGTGAGGATTTGTTTATTCTTCTCTTTAACCACCAGCGAAATACTTTGACCCTTTATGGATTGTACAGTAACCTTTACCTTGGAGTTCCACATCACCCATAATTTTCCTCCAGCACCCTCGTTAGAAATACATCCCCCAAACTGCAATGGCTACCACATTCACTTTAtacttctttatcttttttatcaATTGCTCTTTAGAGGTACCGAGCCCCCTTAAATTCCAATATAGAAAAGGATTCATAAATTCAATTTCGATAGCCTGGTCTTGACCCTAAAAGAACTCCTCTTCCTAGCAACTATACCTCCTTCACTACTTTCTTTAGGTATTTCATCATCTGAATTAATTTCCTGAGTTTTTTGAAGGTGTACTAACTCGTGCCCACCTTTGGAGTCAGAGAGGGAGCTTGGTCCCATAACAGGCAACAATTCCCCCACCTGGTTAACAGCTTGGTTCTCCATAACAATCACAGTTTGCGACTCTCCCCTTACCAAGTTTTGCATAGCCTGACTTTCCTCCAATGTCAATGGCACGGCTGATACAAGGTCCTCCTGTAGCAAAACAGGGGAAATATCCTCTGCCCATGTGCAAGTCTTTTCAGCTTGTTCATCTCTACCTGGCGGCTTGCCCTGAACCTTCTCAAATGCCTTTTCTATTTCTTCTAGTTCCCCCTCTTCTATTTCTTCTATTAGAAACAGGTCATCCTTGTTCACAGCTTCCTTTTCCAATACCAAATTATTTCCTAACATCTCTGAATCTTGTTGGACAGCATCTTTCCCCTTCAACCCAGATGACTCTCCTGTCTCATGCCTCGTGATAGCCACATTTTGAGTCTCCGATTCAACGTTGCACTTTATACTTCGCACCCCCTTTTCTATGCTGGTTCCTCAATTTTTTCTGCTTCCCCTTCCTTTGTTATTTTCATCTCCAAGGTGCGACTCTTTCTAAACTTGCCCACTTCACCATTACTAGGatttttctctatctttttaCAAGTACTTAAGTTATGCCCCTGCATCTTGCACATACAACAATACACTGGAAGCATCTCGTAAATCACAGATTGATAGCGACTTGAAGGAGCCCGAGGAACACCGATCCAAAAGCCATTAATTGGTTTCGTCGCTGCATCCATTTCAATACAAATTCGAGCTCCATCTGTTTGGGTGGCACATCTGGTGCTATCATCGCTTCTTAAATATGTTCCAATCGGCTGAGCAAGATTCTGAAGGTAAGATTCATGGTAAAATTGGGCGGAAGATCAGGAAACACCACCCATACTGGGACCAAGGATGGTTCCTTTTCCTCTGAAAAATCCATTGACCATTTGAAAACACGGTATGGACTACCTTCAATATCACAAGCCTCACGAGCGTAGGCTTTGGGGTAATCATCCTCTTTAGCAAATCTTAGAAAAACATGTCTTGGAGATTTCATACTCGAAACAACTGGTTGGGCATTTAGCCCCCATCGAGTGCGAATAAAAGCACGGATAATATCTAGAGAAGGACGCTGCCGAATAAATTTCAAGATTAGAGAGTACCTGAATGGTTGTGTCGACCGCTC
This window harbors:
- the LOC122289382 gene encoding protein FAR1-RELATED SEQUENCE 5-like, encoding MGPPRPFMSTSAATSARFAEEDRPDTFETEAPCTSAARVDEEILLDRPVETVTEPVSPGTPHVVTSSDGDDIFEEPKSGMEFNSFEDLLSYYKQYAKRCGFGVMTQRSERSDDHGVRYVTLGCARGGKARIKSSNPAMPRPTGKTDCKARINALRIEGKMRLTTVNNTHNHVISPQKSRFFRCNRAVSETVKRVLDTNDLAGIQMNKSYGSLVVGAGGFENLPFLEKDYRNYIDKARHLRLGAGGAGALRDYFMRMQYKNNGFFALMDLDDEGRYGMPFAPFVGVNHHGQSILLGAGLISNEDTETFTWLFQTWLQCMDGIAPKAIITDQDRAMKNAIAIVFPESRHRFCLWHILKKVPEKLGSYATYRSGLKTELMKCVYDTQTVQEFENCWAGFINTYDLHENAWLTSLYNEREHWVPVFLKEHFWAGMSTTQRSESMNAFFDGYVHAKTNLKEFVDQFDNALKKKIENENQAEFQSFSGTIPCVSRSPIEKKFQSLYTNAKFKEVQQQVIGMLDLEIKLHSSDGVTSTYVLEDEVRIQEFTKQVTYSVDFNVDDCNAKCSCGLFQMRGILCRHILAVFKTMGIKSLPNQYILDRWRKDIKRRYTSIRSSYDAGDQRPNGNRHTILLNMCYEMIDYAVDSNEQFEDAKKRINEMTGLYRQYQRPLAMAETGSEPVFTTQDTAVGSSQQVKSPRIVRGKGRPPSLRRASRMEIDMRKVKAKQAKQAKQQVGGKRKQRHERETSSIGTCMNLFHDEDIAALDTRRNLFGPSGVDICVNPGQVQGVRDSSPFNSSGPEQYHPFIDSPESIFYDWMAHNQHSLGGDGSQE